Proteins encoded within one genomic window of Candidatus Aminicenantes bacterium:
- the rimO gene encoding 30S ribosomal protein S12 methylthiotransferase RimO: MKTNHKPGSRTVSFVSLGCFKNTVDSEVLAGMLKERGMEIVSEYENPEWLVINTCGFIRDAKQESIEEILAALEKKEKGEIKKLAVFGCLIQRYLSELKETFKNVDVLWGVNDMEELADAVAQNFRGEYQNKKLFLYSDRHQRQPFTAPGSSYIKISEGCNMVCSFCSIPMIRGPYRSRAIGSIVREAERLREAGIEELNLISQNSTYFGKDRGAHSQLPNLLKEVSGLGFRWLRILYLMPEEMSAKILAAFAKPSVLAYFDLPFQHVSARVLQKMRRGGDYDKNMRLVRQVRKMFPQAVLRSTFIVGFPGEEEKDFTDLTEFAKESAIERIGVFGFSLEENTASCELPRRVRPQTIEERKNRLLDISDENLKKYNQTLINQTMDFLPLAPSPWAEGSTIGRIASQAPEVDGHCQVPVQFDEACKLFPVRISGFQNEMLFGERI; this comes from the coding sequence ATGAAAACCAACCATAAACCTGGAAGCCGGACCGTATCGTTTGTCAGCCTGGGGTGTTTCAAAAACACCGTGGACAGCGAGGTGCTGGCCGGAATGCTGAAGGAACGCGGCATGGAGATCGTTTCCGAATACGAGAACCCGGAGTGGCTGGTCATCAACACCTGCGGCTTCATCCGCGATGCCAAACAGGAGAGCATTGAGGAGATTCTGGCCGCCCTCGAGAAAAAGGAAAAAGGGGAGATAAAAAAACTGGCGGTATTCGGCTGCCTGATCCAGCGCTATCTTTCGGAATTGAAAGAGACGTTTAAAAATGTCGACGTCCTGTGGGGTGTCAACGACATGGAAGAGCTGGCCGACGCCGTGGCCCAAAACTTCCGCGGCGAATACCAAAATAAAAAACTGTTCCTTTACAGCGACCGCCACCAGCGCCAGCCTTTCACCGCCCCGGGCTCCAGCTATATTAAAATATCGGAAGGCTGCAACATGGTTTGCAGTTTTTGCTCCATCCCCATGATCCGCGGTCCCTATCGCTCCCGGGCCATCGGTTCGATTGTCAGGGAAGCCGAGCGTTTAAGGGAAGCGGGGATCGAGGAGCTGAACCTGATTTCGCAGAACTCGACCTATTTCGGCAAGGACCGCGGCGCGCATTCGCAGCTCCCCAACTTGCTGAAGGAAGTTTCAGGACTCGGCTTTCGCTGGCTGCGCATCCTTTACCTGATGCCGGAGGAAATGAGCGCCAAGATCCTCGCCGCCTTCGCCAAGCCATCGGTCCTGGCGTACTTCGATCTGCCCTTCCAGCACGTGTCGGCCAGGGTGTTGCAGAAAATGCGCCGCGGCGGCGACTATGATAAAAACATGCGCCTGGTGCGCCAAGTCAGGAAAATGTTTCCCCAAGCCGTTTTGCGCAGCACCTTCATCGTCGGCTTCCCGGGCGAGGAAGAGAAGGATTTCACCGATCTGACGGAATTCGCCAAGGAGTCGGCGATCGAACGGATAGGCGTTTTCGGCTTTTCATTGGAGGAAAACACCGCCAGCTGCGAACTGCCACGGAGAGTAAGACCGCAAACGATCGAAGAGCGAAAAAATCGCCTGCTGGACATCTCGGATGAGAACCTAAAGAAATACAACCAAACACTGATCAACCAGACCATGGATTTTCTGCCGTTGGCCCCCTCCCCCTGGGCCGAAGGCAGCACGATCGGACGCATCGCCAGCCAAGCACCCGAAGTGGACGGCCACTGCCAGGTGCCGGTTCAATTCGACGAAGCGTGCAAGCTGTTCCCGGTCAGGATCAGCGGGTTTCAAAACGAAATGCTTTTTGGAGAAAGAATATGA
- a CDS encoding phosphatidylglycerophosphatase A produces the protein MKQLGVLIATFFGIGRIRIAPGTWTSLIVSLIVYFIPAPALPFALLALATGIVFLVGIPAAAACEAHFQKKDPRQCVIDEVAGQMVCFWFLPHTIGFYGIAFLLFRFFDILKPFPIKASEKIPHGVGIMLDDVLAGFYTLGVMQAARAIFFK, from the coding sequence ATGAAACAACTGGGCGTTTTGATCGCCACCTTTTTCGGCATCGGCCGCATCCGCATCGCTCCCGGCACCTGGACCTCGTTGATCGTCAGCCTGATCGTCTACTTCATCCCGGCCCCCGCCCTGCCTTTCGCCCTGCTGGCCCTGGCCACGGGCATCGTTTTCCTCGTCGGCATCCCGGCCGCGGCCGCCTGTGAGGCTCATTTCCAGAAAAAAGACCCACGCCAATGCGTGATCGATGAAGTGGCCGGGCAGATGGTCTGCTTCTGGTTCCTGCCGCACACCATCGGTTTCTATGGCATCGCATTCCTGCTGTTTCGTTTTTTCGACATCCTGAAACCGTTCCCCATCAAGGCAAGCGAAAAAATTCCCCATGGCGTTGGCATCATGCTGGACGATGTGCTGGCCGGCTTTTACACGCTGGGAGTAATGCAAGCCGCGCGCGCCATTTTTTTCAAGTAA
- the rpmB gene encoding 50S ribosomal protein L28, whose translation MAKVCDICGKKPVYGHNVSHSHKLTNRRWEPNLQKIKVVVDGKTQSMRVCTACIRSGKIQKAV comes from the coding sequence ATGGCTAAAGTATGCGATATATGCGGCAAGAAACCTGTCTATGGACATAATGTCAGCCATTCCCATAAATTGACCAACCGGCGCTGGGAACCCAACCTGCAGAAAATCAAAGTCGTGGTTGACGGCAAAACCCAATCCATGCGGGTTTGCACCGCCTGCATCCGCTCGGGAAAGATTCAGAAAGCCGTTTAA
- a CDS encoding TIGR00725 family protein, translating into MQKRVGIIGGSSPEPRHLQIAEELGKLIAQNGYILVNGGLRGVMEASAKGAKAQGGTVIGILPGKSAQDANPYTDIAIPTGLGYLRNALVVLNADVLVAIDGEYGTLSEIAYAQIYGKKVFGIETWDIRGVIPVDDAQAAMDRIRDYFKDRS; encoded by the coding sequence ATGCAAAAAAGAGTCGGCATCATTGGCGGCAGTTCGCCCGAACCCAGGCACCTGCAGATCGCCGAGGAGTTGGGAAAATTAATCGCCCAAAACGGATATATTCTGGTCAACGGCGGCCTCAGGGGGGTCATGGAGGCCTCGGCCAAGGGAGCCAAGGCGCAGGGCGGAACGGTGATCGGCATTTTACCCGGGAAATCGGCCCAGGACGCCAACCCGTACACCGACATCGCCATTCCCACCGGGCTCGGCTATTTGCGCAACGCCCTGGTGGTGTTGAACGCCGACGTGCTGGTGGCCATCGACGGCGAATACGGTACTCTTTCGGAAATCGCCTATGCCCAGATCTACGGCAAGAAGGTCTTCGGGATCGAAACCTGGGACATCCGCGGCGTGATCCCGGTGGACGACGCCCAAGCCGCCATGGACCGCATCCGGGACTATTTCAAGGACCGGTCCTGA
- the truA gene encoding tRNA pseudouridine(38-40) synthase TruA — MVNNYRVVVHFDGTEYHGWQFQSPEFRTVQAELIRALKIIAKKQMTVTGSSRTDAGVHSLGLTANFHLPVAIEPESLQRALNSLLPKDIRIMECALTDKSFNARFGASSKTYIYRVFTGPVQSPFSLRFALHVPYPLDVRAMRRATRHFIGAKDFTSFTSDEPEKKKMREVSEFTMQVKKDEIIFTVSGKSFLRYMVRNMVGTILDVGRGKIKPEDIPDIFAARDRRRAGQTAPAKGLTLAKVEYTPDKASE, encoded by the coding sequence ATGGTCAACAATTACCGGGTGGTCGTTCATTTCGACGGGACCGAGTATCACGGCTGGCAATTTCAATCGCCCGAATTTCGCACCGTCCAGGCTGAACTCATCCGGGCGCTGAAGATCATCGCCAAAAAACAGATGACCGTCACCGGCAGTTCAAGAACCGACGCCGGCGTCCATTCGCTCGGCCTGACCGCCAATTTTCACCTGCCGGTCGCCATCGAACCCGAATCGCTGCAAAGGGCCTTGAATTCATTGCTGCCCAAGGATATCCGCATCATGGAGTGCGCCCTGACCGACAAGTCGTTCAACGCCCGTTTCGGCGCCTCCAGCAAAACCTACATTTACCGCGTCTTCACCGGGCCGGTGCAATCCCCGTTCAGCCTGCGCTTCGCCTTGCATGTTCCTTATCCGCTCGACGTCAGGGCCATGCGCCGGGCGACGCGCCATTTCATCGGCGCCAAGGATTTCACCTCCTTTACTTCCGACGAACCCGAAAAAAAGAAAATGCGGGAAGTGAGCGAGTTCACCATGCAAGTGAAGAAAGATGAAATCATTTTCACCGTCAGCGGCAAGAGCTTCCTGCGCTACATGGTGCGCAACATGGTCGGCACCATCCTCGATGTCGGCCGGGGAAAGATCAAGCCCGAGGACATACCGGACATCTTCGCCGCCAGGGACCGGCGCCGGGCAGGTCAAACAGCACCGGCCAAGGGACTGACGTTGGCCAAGGTAGAATACACCCCAGACAAAGCCAGCGAATAA
- a CDS encoding PP2C family protein-serine/threonine phosphatase: MGDKKKKRSFGGHVRDAFSEIPPPELKRTLFRDFADIKEFYLEEEQKNRLEKMRPVSRGFYLCGWLLKSLFFKLTPIRRLLFFIAALAVFLQNSDINLGPIHFTFSFGEFGGIVLIFVLMLELKDKLLARDELAEGRAIQTRLLPDPSPKIPGWDTWLYSQPANDVGGDLIDCIRLNDHHHILVLGDVSGKGLPAALLMVKLQATIRALYTETIQLADLGSQINRIFHRDGITNNFATLVVLDIPGDSGKLRLLNAGHTPPLLIRGGRPRATRKGNPALGLLANTGYDVIEDVLQKGDVLMVYSDGINESRNEAGECFGNDRLFNLIMAMPGIPTADMGARILTAVRDFSGEVHPEDDQTLLVLKYLG, from the coding sequence ATGGGCGACAAGAAGAAAAAAAGGTCCTTTGGCGGGCACGTTCGCGATGCATTTTCAGAAATACCGCCGCCAGAATTAAAACGGACCCTTTTTCGTGATTTCGCTGATATTAAAGAATTTTATCTTGAAGAAGAGCAAAAAAATCGCCTGGAAAAAATGCGCCCCGTTTCACGCGGGTTCTATCTTTGCGGCTGGCTGCTTAAAAGCCTCTTTTTCAAACTGACTCCGATCCGCCGCTTGCTGTTCTTTATTGCCGCATTAGCGGTATTCCTGCAGAATTCCGACATCAACCTGGGTCCGATCCACTTCACATTCAGTTTTGGGGAATTTGGCGGCATCGTACTGATCTTTGTCCTGATGCTTGAATTGAAAGACAAGTTGCTGGCCCGCGATGAACTGGCTGAGGGAAGGGCGATCCAAACGCGTTTGCTCCCTGACCCCAGTCCCAAGATACCCGGCTGGGACACCTGGCTTTACTCCCAACCGGCCAATGATGTGGGCGGCGACTTGATCGACTGTATCCGCCTCAATGATCATCATCATATCCTGGTCCTGGGCGATGTTTCCGGGAAAGGGCTGCCGGCAGCCTTGCTCATGGTCAAGCTACAGGCGACCATCCGCGCGTTGTATACGGAAACGATCCAGCTTGCCGATCTCGGTTCCCAGATCAACCGGATTTTCCACCGCGACGGAATTACGAATAATTTTGCTACCCTGGTAGTGCTGGACATTCCTGGCGATTCCGGGAAACTTCGCTTGCTGAACGCAGGGCATACTCCGCCCCTTTTAATACGAGGCGGGCGGCCTCGGGCAACCAGAAAAGGAAATCCGGCTTTGGGACTCTTGGCAAATACCGGTTATGATGTGATTGAGGATGTACTGCAGAAAGGCGATGTTTTGATGGTTTATTCGGACGGCATCAATGAGAGCCGGAATGAAGCAGGGGAATGCTTCGGCAACGATCGGCTTTTCAACCTGATTATGGCGATGCCAGGCATCCCCACTGCAGACATGGGGGCGCGAATATTAACCGCAGTAAGAGATTTCAGTGGTGAGGTCCATCCTGAAGACGACCAGACACTGCTTGTCCTCAAGTACCTGGGATAA
- the gltA gene encoding NADPH-dependent glutamate synthase: protein MPVDPQELNADRNQDWRNELRSGLSAKERSGLPRVKMPELAPLERILGFVEVNSGLNEEMAVQEAKRCLDCSTPSCISGCPVNINIPGFIKLIEKKDFLAAAKKLKETNALPAVCGRVCPQETQCEATCVYQKMKKPPVAIGYLERFASDCERLTGTISIPVIEKKRPVKVAAIGSGPASLTFAGQMAKLGYPVTVFEALHELAGVLIYGIPEFRLPKSIVRSEIAYLEALGVAFERNVVVGKMLTIDDLRNQGFQGFFIGSGAGLPKFMHIPGENSIGVYSSNEYLTRVNLMRAYQFPQYDTPIISGKRVAVIGGGNTAMDSVRTAVRLGADKAMIVYRRSEQEMPARIEEVHHAKEEGIEFLTLTNPVEYLADGNGRVKQMKVQKMGLGAADDSGRKRPVPITGSEYMIDVDTVVVGVGTDPNPLIPQAIKGLEITKWGTIVVNEETMQTALPGIFAGGDIVRGGATVILAMGDGKKAAESLHAYLNNK, encoded by the coding sequence ATGCCGGTCGATCCCCAGGAACTGAATGCCGATAGAAACCAGGATTGGCGGAACGAACTCAGAAGCGGGCTGAGCGCCAAGGAGAGGAGCGGCCTGCCCCGCGTCAAAATGCCCGAATTGGCTCCGCTGGAAAGAATATTGGGCTTCGTGGAAGTCAACAGCGGATTGAACGAGGAGATGGCCGTCCAGGAAGCGAAACGGTGCCTGGATTGCTCCACACCCTCCTGCATTTCCGGCTGCCCGGTGAACATCAACATCCCCGGGTTCATCAAGTTGATTGAAAAGAAGGATTTCCTGGCCGCGGCCAAGAAACTGAAAGAGACCAACGCCTTGCCTGCCGTCTGCGGCCGGGTCTGCCCGCAGGAAACGCAGTGCGAAGCGACCTGCGTCTATCAGAAAATGAAGAAACCGCCCGTGGCCATCGGTTATCTGGAAAGATTCGCCTCCGATTGCGAACGTTTGACCGGTACTATCTCCATTCCGGTCATCGAAAAGAAAAGGCCGGTCAAGGTCGCGGCCATCGGCTCGGGCCCCGCCAGCCTGACTTTTGCCGGGCAGATGGCCAAGCTGGGCTACCCGGTGACGGTTTTCGAAGCCCTGCACGAACTGGCGGGAGTTTTAATTTACGGCATCCCGGAGTTCCGCTTGCCCAAGAGCATTGTCCGTTCGGAGATCGCCTATCTGGAGGCGCTGGGGGTGGCATTTGAAAGGAACGTGGTCGTCGGCAAGATGTTGACTATTGACGACCTGAGAAATCAGGGATTTCAAGGGTTCTTCATCGGCAGCGGTGCCGGCCTGCCGAAATTCATGCATATCCCGGGCGAGAATTCGATTGGCGTCTATTCCTCCAATGAATACCTCACCCGGGTCAACCTCATGCGGGCCTACCAATTCCCGCAGTATGATACGCCGATCATCAGCGGCAAGCGCGTGGCGGTCATCGGCGGCGGCAACACGGCCATGGACTCGGTTAGGACCGCTGTCCGCCTGGGAGCGGACAAGGCGATGATCGTCTACCGCCGCTCCGAGCAGGAGATGCCCGCCCGTATAGAGGAGGTCCACCATGCCAAGGAGGAAGGGATCGAGTTCTTGACTCTGACCAACCCGGTCGAATATCTTGCTGACGGCAATGGGCGGGTTAAGCAAATGAAGGTGCAGAAAATGGGGCTGGGAGCGGCCGACGACTCGGGGCGCAAGCGGCCGGTGCCGATTACGGGCTCGGAATATATGATCGACGTGGATACGGTCGTGGTCGGGGTGGGTACCGACCCCAACCCGCTGATCCCGCAGGCGATCAAGGGGCTTGAGATTACGAAATGGGGAACCATTGTCGTCAACGAGGAGACCATGCAGACGGCATTGCCCGGGATCTTTGCCGGTGGCGATATCGTCCGCGGCGGAGCGACGGTCATCCTGGCCATGGGCGACGGCAAGAAAGCGGCCGAGTCGCTGCATGCTTACCTGAATAACAAATGA
- a CDS encoding sulfide/dihydroorotate dehydrogenase-like FAD/NAD-binding protein, producing MNRIVAKEFLSENVVKLIVEAPAVSQKQNPGQFVIVRTDDKGERIPLTIADADKKNGTITLIIQRVGTTSHKLCNMHPGDFLHDLSGPLGRPTHIEKLGTVLACGGGVGIAPLFPIARAFKEAGNRLITVLGARNRELLILEKEMGAFADEVIVMTDDGSYGKKGVITVGIEEVLKRESVQLAVAIGPAIMMKFVALLTKKYDIPTIVSLNTIMVDGTGMCGACRVSVGGKTKFVCVDGPEFDAHEIDYDEMIKRLSTYKEEEKASYDGYLKTLS from the coding sequence ATGAACAGGATTGTCGCAAAAGAGTTTCTGTCAGAGAACGTGGTGAAACTGATCGTTGAAGCTCCGGCCGTCTCCCAGAAGCAAAATCCCGGACAATTCGTTATCGTCCGAACCGACGATAAGGGGGAGCGCATCCCGCTGACGATCGCCGACGCCGACAAGAAGAACGGGACTATCACCTTGATCATCCAGCGGGTGGGAACCACGTCGCACAAATTATGCAACATGCATCCCGGCGATTTTCTGCATGACCTGTCCGGGCCCCTGGGCCGGCCCACCCATATCGAAAAGCTGGGAACGGTCCTGGCCTGCGGCGGTGGGGTTGGCATCGCCCCCCTTTTTCCCATCGCCAGGGCGTTCAAGGAGGCCGGCAACAGGCTGATCACCGTCCTGGGAGCCCGCAACCGGGAGCTCCTGATTCTGGAAAAGGAGATGGGTGCTTTCGCCGACGAAGTGATCGTTATGACCGATGACGGTTCATATGGAAAAAAAGGGGTGATCACGGTCGGGATCGAGGAGGTGTTGAAGCGCGAGTCGGTCCAGCTGGCCGTGGCCATCGGGCCGGCGATCATGATGAAATTCGTCGCGCTGCTGACGAAAAAGTACGACATTCCGACCATCGTCAGTCTGAACACCATCATGGTCGATGGGACCGGCATGTGCGGCGCCTGCCGGGTCTCTGTCGGCGGCAAGACAAAGTTTGTCTGCGTGGACGGGCCGGAATTCGACGCCCACGAAATAGATTATGACGAAATGATCAAGAGGCTGAGCACGTACAAGGAAGAGGAGAAAGCCTCGTATGACGGTTACCTGAAGACACTGTCGTAA
- a CDS encoding response regulator, translating into MNEKKVLLIDDEASLQRSLTLGLLQKGYETESCENGMNGLKALEAFKKNQVPLHYVVVDVRLPDIDGIKLLKVIKFNYPELPVIVITGYGNDATALDAKTEKADAYLEKPFTIDELTKILAEIPQKTATPAAEEMKNAEPDGERSFSAYALLNFSETANLAEAYQELYFMDQVLYCDAIKGDFDLVLLLQAGKMADIQSMVENKIKKMPGVKEVTLLPVDLPQLSESTSSIIGTVDKALGRDKENPEATANPNFSRSASSYVFLEIEKDKLENIYPTLYMNDQVVSCDCIDGKYDIVLLMQGASFAEIDRNILTKIKPLDGVLRIKETPIIKLFEM; encoded by the coding sequence ATGAACGAAAAGAAAGTTTTGTTGATCGACGATGAGGCCTCGCTCCAGAGAAGCCTGACTCTCGGATTGCTGCAAAAGGGGTATGAGACCGAATCCTGCGAAAACGGCATGAATGGCCTGAAAGCCTTGGAGGCATTCAAAAAGAACCAGGTTCCCCTGCACTATGTGGTGGTCGATGTCCGTTTACCCGATATCGACGGCATCAAGCTGCTCAAGGTGATCAAGTTCAACTATCCCGAGCTGCCGGTTATCGTGATCACCGGCTACGGCAATGACGCGACCGCCCTGGACGCCAAAACGGAAAAAGCCGATGCCTACCTGGAAAAGCCTTTCACAATCGATGAACTGACCAAGATCCTCGCCGAGATCCCCCAGAAAACAGCGACCCCCGCGGCCGAAGAAATGAAAAACGCCGAACCCGACGGGGAGAGATCGTTCAGTGCCTACGCGCTGTTGAACTTCAGCGAAACCGCCAATCTGGCCGAGGCTTACCAGGAATTGTATTTCATGGACCAGGTTTTGTACTGCGACGCCATCAAGGGCGATTTCGACTTGGTGCTGCTGCTCCAGGCCGGCAAAATGGCTGACATTCAGTCCATGGTCGAAAACAAGATAAAAAAAATGCCGGGCGTCAAGGAAGTCACCTTACTGCCGGTGGACCTGCCGCAGCTCTCCGAAAGCACCAGCAGCATCATCGGCACGGTTGACAAGGCGCTGGGCCGGGACAAGGAAAACCCGGAAGCCACGGCCAACCCCAACTTTTCGCGCAGCGCTTCCTCCTATGTGTTCCTCGAGATCGAGAAAGACAAGCTGGAGAACATTTACCCGACGCTGTACATGAACGACCAAGTCGTTTCCTGCGATTGCATCGATGGCAAATATGACATCGTGTTGCTGATGCAGGGGGCGAGCTTCGCCGAAATCGACCGCAACATTCTGACCAAGATCAAGCCCCTGGACGGCGTGCTGAGGATCAAAGAGACGCCCATTATCAAACTATTTGAAATGTAA
- the nuoE gene encoding NADH-quinone oxidoreductase subunit NuoE — MKANEKLNAQHAKNGLAGFKVELWNYEGERGALIPLLQAAQDTYGYIPESAIDQISEIVGLPAAEIYGVITFYSQFRLKPLGKYLIKICDGTACHVNGSERIADTIEDELQVSGNDTTEDGLFTLQKVACLGCCSLSPVIMINDETYGRLTPKKVQQLLKEYKIKAQNPQTA, encoded by the coding sequence ATGAAAGCCAATGAAAAGCTGAATGCCCAGCACGCGAAGAACGGCCTTGCCGGGTTCAAAGTCGAGCTATGGAACTATGAGGGGGAAAGGGGCGCACTGATCCCCCTTTTGCAAGCCGCACAGGATACCTACGGTTATATCCCCGAATCGGCCATCGACCAGATCAGCGAGATCGTGGGCCTTCCCGCGGCCGAGATTTACGGGGTCATTACGTTTTATTCCCAGTTCCGCCTCAAGCCGCTGGGGAAATATCTGATCAAAATCTGCGACGGCACCGCCTGTCACGTCAACGGCTCGGAACGCATCGCCGACACCATCGAAGACGAGCTGCAGGTCAGCGGCAACGACACCACCGAGGACGGCCTGTTCACCCTGCAAAAAGTAGCCTGCCTTGGCTGCTGCTCCCTCTCGCCGGTGATCATGATCAATGACGAAACCTACGGGCGCCTGACGCCCAAGAAAGTCCAGCAATTATTGAAGGAATACAAAATAAAAGCCCAAAACCCTCAGACCGCGTGA
- the nuoF gene encoding NADH-quinone oxidoreductase subunit NuoF produces the protein MKTIKVGLGTCGVSAGGEKVYTALKNEIAKEKIPVKLLETGCMGNCYQEVLVEISDENGNDYMYGNVTPERVKRILDEQILQDKPIAEWIVKGLNAETEDTFFAKQKRIVLRNCGIIDPNSIDEYIARGGYQAIQRVLKEYSPEQVIEIVLKSGLRGRGGAGFLTGMKWRFCRQAAGDKKYIICNADEGDPGAFMDRSTLESDPHSVLEGMMICAYACGADEAYIYVRAEYPMAVRRLQHSIRKATEKGFLGKNIFGSKMNLAIRIKEGAGAFVCGEETALIASIEGKRGMPRFRPPFPAQKGLWGKPTHINNVETCATVPWIIDNGAEAFAAMGTENSKGTKVFALAGKIARGGLVEVPMGLTINEIIYDIGGGIHGGKKFKAVQMGGPSGGCIPATMGDLQIDYQQINKTGAIMGSGGMVVLDETTCMVEMAKFFLRFTQDESCGKCTFCRIGTKRMLEILERITDGKGQEGDIELLEDLADKIRNNTICALGGTAPNPVLTTLKYFRHEYEAHIRDKKCPAHRCAPLLTFTILENECTGCTLCARVCPAEAITGEKKQIHKIDQAACIKCGKCFETCNFKAIIKD, from the coding sequence ATGAAGACCATCAAAGTCGGCCTAGGCACATGCGGAGTTTCGGCTGGCGGGGAGAAGGTCTATACCGCCCTGAAAAACGAGATTGCCAAGGAAAAAATCCCGGTCAAGTTGCTGGAGACGGGGTGCATGGGAAATTGCTACCAGGAAGTGCTTGTCGAAATCAGCGATGAAAATGGCAACGACTACATGTACGGCAACGTGACCCCGGAAAGGGTGAAACGTATCCTGGACGAACAGATCCTTCAGGATAAACCGATCGCCGAGTGGATCGTCAAGGGGTTGAACGCGGAAACGGAAGACACTTTTTTCGCCAAGCAGAAACGCATCGTCCTGCGCAACTGCGGCATCATCGATCCCAATTCCATCGACGAATACATTGCCCGCGGCGGTTACCAGGCCATCCAACGGGTTCTAAAGGAATACTCGCCGGAGCAAGTCATCGAGATCGTGCTGAAATCGGGGCTGCGCGGCCGCGGCGGCGCCGGCTTTTTGACCGGGATGAAATGGCGCTTCTGCCGCCAGGCGGCCGGCGACAAGAAATACATCATCTGCAACGCCGACGAGGGCGACCCCGGCGCCTTCATGGACCGCAGCACCCTGGAAAGCGATCCGCATTCGGTGCTGGAGGGGATGATGATCTGCGCCTACGCCTGCGGCGCCGACGAGGCGTACATTTATGTCCGTGCCGAATACCCCATGGCGGTCCGGCGGCTGCAGCACTCCATCCGCAAGGCTACGGAAAAAGGGTTCCTCGGTAAAAATATCTTCGGGTCCAAGATGAACTTGGCCATACGCATCAAGGAGGGAGCCGGCGCTTTTGTCTGCGGCGAGGAGACGGCCTTGATCGCCTCTATCGAAGGCAAGCGGGGCATGCCGCGCTTCCGTCCCCCATTTCCCGCCCAGAAAGGATTGTGGGGGAAACCGACCCACATCAACAACGTCGAGACCTGCGCCACTGTCCCCTGGATCATCGACAACGGCGCCGAGGCTTTCGCCGCCATGGGCACGGAGAACAGCAAAGGGACGAAAGTGTTCGCCCTGGCCGGCAAGATCGCCCGCGGCGGACTGGTCGAAGTCCCCATGGGCCTGACCATCAACGAGATCATCTACGACATTGGCGGCGGCATCCACGGTGGAAAGAAATTCAAGGCCGTGCAGATGGGCGGTCCATCCGGGGGCTGCATTCCGGCCACCATGGGCGACCTGCAGATCGACTACCAGCAGATCAACAAGACCGGGGCCATTATGGGCTCGGGCGGCATGGTCGTCTTGGATGAGACCACCTGCATGGTCGAAATGGCCAAGTTTTTCCTGCGTTTTACCCAGGATGAAAGCTGCGGCAAGTGCACCTTCTGCCGCATCGGCACCAAGCGCATGCTGGAGATCCTGGAGCGCATCACCGACGGCAAAGGGCAGGAGGGCGACATCGAGCTCCTGGAGGACTTGGCCGACAAGATCCGCAATAACACCATTTGCGCCTTGGGCGGGACCGCGCCCAACCCGGTCTTGACTACCCTGAAGTATTTCCGCCATGAGTATGAGGCCCACATCCGCGACAAGAAATGCCCGGCCCACCGCTGCGCGCCACTGCTGACCTTCACCATCCTGGAGAACGAGTGCACCGGCTGCACTCTCTGCGCCAGGGTTTGTCCGGCAGAAGCGATCACGGGTGAGAAAAAGCAAATCCACAAAATCGACCAGGCGGCCTGCATCAAGTGCGGCAAATGTTTCGAAACCTGTAATTTCAAGGCCATCATTAAAGATTGA